GCGGTTGACCCGGAACGTCGATATTGATGTTGAATGTGCCGGCTACCGATGGGGTTGCTGATCCGCTCGGGTTTCCTGTCGAACCAGTTGGGCGTTGCGTCGGTGGCGGAGCTTTTGGCTCAAAGAGCTTTCCGTCAACGAAAACATGCGTTATCGCCTTTTCCCGTCCAAAGATATCTCCCCGCACAACTGTAAGATTTGCGATCTTCCCGGTTTCGACCGAACCCGTCCGGTCGCTGATGCCGAAGATCTCGGCCGGTGTTAGAGTCATCGAGCGAATAGCGGCATCGCGGCCTAGTCCGTTCTCGACCGCTTTCGCGGCGTTTGCCGAAAAATCGTTCAGACTCGTCATTCCGCCCGATTGAAACGCAAATCGGACCCCGGCCGCTGCAAGCTTTGAGGCGGTCTTGGGCACCTCGGCACGAAGTCGGAGCGTCGATAAAGACTCCGGGTCCGCATCCGGCGAGGCCGCGGTCGTTCGCTTCGGAAAGTTGAGCGAAAGCAGGACAGATGCATCAGCAGCCTTCAGCCGATCCACTACTTTCCCGGCCTCGAGTCCACCCGCTACGATCAGCCTCAAATTGAATTCCTTGGCTAAATCGATAGCGCGTATTATCTCGATCTCGCTGTTGGCATTAAAGACCACCGGCATTTGCCGATTCAACACAGGGAAAAGAGCCTCGAGCGAACTATCGGCTTCAGGCCGTCTCATTCCGCGGGGATTTGCCGCATACATCTTCTGTAGTTCCTGGTGCCGCTGTGCATCAAGAAAAAGTTGACGCGTCGCTGAGAACATGCCCATTAGTGAACCGGGATACTGTCCGGGAATGCTCGAATACGAAATATGGAGAGCCGCGGGCGACCTAATGATCATTGCAGATGTCGACTCTCCGGCCAGATTAATTATCACCGACTGTCCGTTAAAGATCCCGTTCCGACCTACCGTGAGAGCCGTCGTAAACCCGGCATTCCTCGCTGCCTCGAACTGCGACTCACCGGCACGGAGTTCCGTCACCGCAAGATCCTCAGGCCGAAGACCAGCGGGATAGTTCGAATTTGACTGTCCCGCTTGTGCGGTCGCTGCCGCAGCAGCCGCAGCCGCACCTCCCGGCCCGCCACCGGTCGTTGGACGTACAGGAGCCTGTATACCCAGGCTCGTCAACGCATCGAAAAATCCCGGATAAACCGTCAATCCGGTACCGTCGAATACTTTGGCGTCTGCCGGTGCCGCGACATTGGCCCCAACGGCTTCGATGATACCGTCGCGAACGACAACGGTTCCCTTTTCGATGGTTGCACCTGAAACAGTAACGACCCGGGCATTGGCGATCGCGCACGATTGTCCAGATGCATTGGTGACCGAATACAACCCGATCGCCGCTATTGCGAGCAAATTGAGCTTGAATTTCATATCAGTTGAAAGGTGTGAAAAATCTGAAACGCTTTAGAATGTCGTTTACGCAGAGGATAATTGAAAAGTTTCAGAATGCAAAGCAAGCAGCGGGCATTCTCGAAATTTTGAGTTTCTATAGCGATGTTACGCGCTCGATCGTCGCTACAAAACACCCCGCCTCGCGGTTTCTCAAATTGATATATCTCACATCAGAGTCTGCAAAAATGCCTTCTATTTGCGAGTTCACATTTACAGCGTCGACGCCGACACGCGATAGCAGGACGGCGTTGTCGCCAAATGCCTCGAGAAGTAAAGGAACATTCAAAAGGTCGCCGGGGAAACCGTTCTCACTATAGGGAACGCAGTCTTCCTTATGAATGAAAACCGGTCCTGGATCGGGTAATTTCGCACGGCCTTCAAATGAGTTGTACGTGAAGAAGATGCGGTAATCGCTGCCTTCATCGAATAGCCTTAAGCAGCTTCGACACGGTCCATAACCATCTGCGACGCTGACGACAGCCGCGAGGCTTTTGTATTGCGGCGACACCAATGTCTCTCTCACAATTCTAGTGATTTTGTCGGGAATCGGACTTACCCTGTAAACGATCTTATCCGTAGGTATCATCGCTGTCCTTGAAGTGTCTTTTCTTTCGTCAACAACTGCTGTTTGCGCTTTACACCCCAGCGATAACCGCTAAGCTCGCCGTTCTTGGAGACCACGCGATGGCATGGAATGACAACGGCGAGACGGTTGCCTGCACACGCTCTTGCGACTGCTCGAACCTTCTTTCTGTCGCCGAGCATTTCGGCGATCTGACTGTACGTGACCGTTTCTCCGTAGGGTATTTTCCTGAGCAAATCCCATACCTGCATCTGAAACGCCGTCGCCTGAATATCAAGCGGAAGCTCGTTCTGCGTTCGTTTTCCAGCAAGAATGTCGACTATGTCGTCTAGAAACTCCTTGAGAACATTTGCGTCTTTCACGATCTCGGCATTCGGAAATTCTTTTTTGAGATTTGATTCTAGTTCCGAGTCATTATCGGCAAATGACACGCTGCATAGCCCTTTGATCGTTCGCGCTACAAGTATGCGGCCAAGTTCACATTCCGTTATCGCAAAATTGATCTTCATCCCCTTTCCGCCTTTTTGATACACCGCCGGCGTCATACCGAGACTTTCGGACGCCTTTTCATAAAGCCTACTACTCGAACCAAACCCGGCGTCGTATGTGGCCGTAGCGATATCGCTTCCGGCTCTCAGATCAAGTTTAAATCTTTCCATTCTCTTTGCCTCCGCATATTTCTTGGGCGAAACGCCGATCACTTCCTTGAAGGTTCGCTGCAGATGGTATGGACTTGAACCAACATCGGTAGCTAATTGTTCGAGTGAAAAATACTCGTCCGATGACAATAGTTCGCAGGCCTTTAAGACCTTTTCGATCTTCGGATCCGCGAACTGATGGTCCTTTGGCTTACACCGAAAGCATGCCCGCAGACCGCTTTTTTCTGCATCTCCACATGTTTTAAAGAACTCGATATTCTCGCGTTTCGGCAGTCTCGCCTTGCAGGATGGACGACAATAAATGCCCGTCGTCCGAACACCGAGGTAAAACGCTCCGTCAAACCGTTTGTCGTTCGTCTTTACTGCTTGCCAATATACCTCTTCATTCATCAACAGCGAGTTTATCGGCGGTTCGAACTAAAATCTATCCGAAAATTGCGGTAGAATTTAAAAATGAGCGCGATCATCCTATTTGACGGCGTCTGCAATTTTTGTAACGCATCTGTGAATTTTGTGATCGCGCGCGACCGGGCTGGATATTTCAAGTTTGCACCACTTCAGTCGGAGATCGGAGAAGATGTGATCGAAAGACACGGAATCGACACGACCGAAACCGATTCAGTTATCCTCGTCGAAGACAACTTTGCCTACACGCATTCGACAGCTGCATTGCGGATCGCGCGACGGCTCGATGGTCTGTGGTCATGGCTTTTTCTATTAATTGTCATTCCACGACCGATCCGAGATGTGTTTTATCGATTGTTTGCTAGGTACCGCTATCGGTTGTTTGGCCGGCAGGATGCTTGTATGATGCCAACTCCCGACATTCGGGATCGTTTTTTGAGTTGAAGGCAAATAGAAATGTTCTTTTGGCGTTAGCGTAGATCGCCAAAATTAGAAACGGAAGAAGGTAGGATTTTTATGAAAGCAATTTGGAACGGTGCGGTCTTGGCCGAGAGTGAACAGACGGTGGTCATCGAAGGCAACCATTATTTTCCAAAGGATTCCATCGTCAAAGAGCATTTTCAACCGAGCGCCACTAACACGGTCTGCGGCTGGAAAGGAACAGCAAGCTATTACGATATTGTTGTAAATGGCTCAACGAACAAAGATGCAGCCTGGTATTACCCGGCAACCAAGCCTGAGGCTAAGGAGATCGAGGGGTATGTTGCATTCTGGAAAGGCATTCAGGTAACTGGTTCATGATCTCAGGACGCCGCCGGCCGTTCACCACGCCGCCCTTGCGTTCCGTGAAACGTGCCAAATGATGTCCTGTGGCAACAAAAATGAGCTTTTCGTTAGATACATTGGAATTCCCTCGGCTTCTTGAGTTGGTCAGCCGAAACGCTCAGACGCCAATGGGCGTTGATCGGTTCGCCGATCTGCGACCTAGAATTGACCGCCGCGAACTCGACCGTGACATTTCCGCGATATCGGAAACGATGCGCTTGAACGAGGAAAAACAGGTGTCGTGGTCCTTCAGCGGCCTCCAAGATCCGAGTGATGCTGTTGCGATTCTTCAGATCAGAAATGCTACGCTTGAGCCGAACCTTTTGCTTGAGATCGCCCGCGTTTGCAGCCAGGCACAGTTTTCCAGATCTTCGATCCAACCGG
The DNA window shown above is from Chloracidobacterium sp. and carries:
- a CDS encoding amidohydrolase family protein; this translates as MKFKLNLLAIAAIGLYSVTNASGQSCAIANARVVTVSGATIEKGTVVVRDGIIEAVGANVAAPADAKVFDGTGLTVYPGFFDALTSLGIQAPVRPTTGGGPGGAAAAAAAATAQAGQSNSNYPAGLRPEDLAVTELRAGESQFEAARNAGFTTALTVGRNGIFNGQSVIINLAGESTSAMIIRSPAALHISYSSIPGQYPGSLMGMFSATRQLFLDAQRHQELQKMYAANPRGMRRPEADSSLEALFPVLNRQMPVVFNANSEIEIIRAIDLAKEFNLRLIVAGGLEAGKVVDRLKAADASVLLSLNFPKRTTAASPDADPESLSTLRLRAEVPKTASKLAAAGVRFAFQSGGMTSLNDFSANAAKAVENGLGRDAAIRSMTLTPAEIFGISDRTGSVETGKIANLTVVRGDIFGREKAITHVFVDGKLFEPKAPPPTQRPTGSTGNPSGSATPSVAGTFNINIDVPGQPLSGTLTLIQTGTAVTGTMQTQLGTTQIRNGKIASGGFEFQGTVEFGGASIEITVKGSVSGNEVSGTIDSPQGAVPFSGTRVP
- a CDS encoding DUF1203 domain-containing protein, with protein sequence MRETLVSPQYKSLAAVVSVADGYGPCRSCLRLFDEGSDYRIFFTYNSFEGRAKLPDPGPVFIHKEDCVPYSENGFPGDLLNVPLLLEAFGDNAVLLSRVGVDAVNVNSQIEGIFADSDVRYINLRNREAGCFVATIERVTSL
- the ada gene encoding bifunctional DNA-binding transcriptional regulator/O6-methylguanine-DNA methyltransferase Ada, translating into MNEEVYWQAVKTNDKRFDGAFYLGVRTTGIYCRPSCKARLPKRENIEFFKTCGDAEKSGLRACFRCKPKDHQFADPKIEKVLKACELLSSDEYFSLEQLATDVGSSPYHLQRTFKEVIGVSPKKYAEAKRMERFKLDLRAGSDIATATYDAGFGSSSRLYEKASESLGMTPAVYQKGGKGMKINFAITECELGRILVARTIKGLCSVSFADNDSELESNLKKEFPNAEIVKDANVLKEFLDDIVDILAGKRTQNELPLDIQATAFQMQVWDLLRKIPYGETVTYSQIAEMLGDRKKVRAVARACAGNRLAVVIPCHRVVSKNGELSGYRWGVKRKQQLLTKEKTLQGQR
- a CDS encoding thiol-disulfide oxidoreductase DCC family protein, translated to MSAIILFDGVCNFCNASVNFVIARDRAGYFKFAPLQSEIGEDVIERHGIDTTETDSVILVEDNFAYTHSTAALRIARRLDGLWSWLFLLIVIPRPIRDVFYRLFARYRYRLFGRQDACMMPTPDIRDRFLS
- a CDS encoding DUF427 domain-containing protein, which translates into the protein MKAIWNGAVLAESEQTVVIEGNHYFPKDSIVKEHFQPSATNTVCGWKGTASYYDIVVNGSTNKDAAWYYPATKPEAKEIEGYVAFWKGIQVTGS